Proteins from one Bacteroides zhangwenhongii genomic window:
- the prmC gene encoding peptide chain release factor N(5)-glutamine methyltransferase, which translates to MNRISTRIRQSLRDIYPPEELKALTMMICCDMLGFDPLDIYLGKDMILSECKERELENIIFRLQKNEPIQYIRGFAEFGGRKFKVAPGVLIPRPETAELVDWVVNENPGAHHLLDIGTGSGCIAISLDKRLPDADVEAWDISEEALAIARTNNEELESRVLFRQRDVLSDDWEKTPSFDVIVSNPPYVTEAEKDEMEANVLDWEPALALFVPDDDPLRFYRRIAALGRELLLPEGKLYFEINRAFGREIAYMLEMNQYRGVRVIKDIFGKDRIVTANR; encoded by the coding sequence ATGAATCGTATCTCCACCCGCATTCGCCAATCTCTGCGTGATATCTATCCGCCGGAAGAGCTTAAAGCCCTTACGATGATGATTTGTTGCGATATGCTCGGGTTCGATCCGCTCGATATTTACTTGGGCAAAGATATGATTTTATCCGAATGCAAAGAGCGTGAATTAGAAAACATTATATTCCGTTTACAGAAAAATGAGCCGATACAGTACATTCGCGGCTTTGCGGAATTTGGTGGGAGGAAGTTCAAGGTGGCTCCGGGGGTGCTGATTCCCCGTCCGGAAACTGCGGAATTGGTAGATTGGGTCGTCAATGAAAATCCGGGGGCACATCACCTATTAGATATAGGTACGGGAAGCGGATGCATTGCAATTTCTCTGGATAAGAGACTTCCGGATGCCGACGTGGAAGCTTGGGATATTTCGGAAGAGGCATTAGCGATAGCCCGGACAAACAACGAAGAACTGGAATCCCGAGTGCTGTTTCGGCAAAGGGATGTTTTATCTGACGATTGGGAAAAGACACCGTCGTTTGATGTCATTGTAAGCAACCCTCCTTATGTCACTGAGGCGGAGAAAGATGAAATGGAAGCTAATGTGCTCGATTGGGAACCGGCACTGGCTTTGTTTGTTCCCGATGACGACCCGTTGCGGTTTTATCGCAGGATTGCCGCTCTGGGGCGTGAGTTGCTTCTGCCGGAAGGAAAACTTTATTTTGAAATCAACCGGGCGTTTGGCCGGGAAATAGCATATATGCTTGAAATGAACCAATATCGTGGTGTTCGTGTTATAAAAGACATATTTGGAA
- the ribD gene encoding bifunctional diaminohydroxyphosphoribosylaminopyrimidine deaminase/5-amino-6-(5-phosphoribosylamino)uracil reductase RibD: MEEEKYMRRCIELAKNGLCNVAPNPMVGAVIVCDGRIIGEGYHVRCGEAHAEVNAIRSVKDESLLKRSTIYVSLEPCSHYGKTPPCADLIIEKQIPRIVIGCRDPFSKVAGRGIQKLQNAGREVIVGVLEEECLHLIRRFITFNTLRRPFITLKWAESADRFIDIERIDGNPVLLSSPLTSMLVHKKRAENTAIMVGRRTALLDNPSLTVRNWYGRNPIRIVLDCNLSLPNDLQIFNGEVPTLVFTEKEHPEEKSVSYITIDFAHNPLNQIMKELYQRNIQSLLVEGGSQLLQSFIDNELWDEAYIEKCPKRLYSGVKAPEISNNFSYSTEEHFGRQIWYYVHRI; this comes from the coding sequence ATGGAAGAAGAAAAATACATGAGACGTTGTATTGAGCTCGCAAAGAACGGGTTATGCAACGTAGCACCCAATCCGATGGTAGGGGCTGTTATCGTATGCGACGGGCGCATTATCGGTGAAGGTTATCATGTCCGTTGCGGAGAAGCGCATGCCGAAGTCAATGCAATCCGCTCCGTCAAGGATGAGTCTTTATTGAAACGTTCGACAATCTATGTCAGTCTGGAGCCTTGTTCCCACTATGGTAAAACACCTCCCTGTGCAGACTTGATTATCGAAAAGCAAATTCCGCGTATCGTCATTGGTTGCCGGGATCCTTTTTCCAAAGTAGCCGGACGAGGGATTCAGAAACTACAGAATGCCGGGCGGGAAGTTATAGTCGGTGTGCTGGAAGAAGAATGCCTGCATCTGATCCGCCGTTTTATCACTTTCAACACGCTCCGCCGACCTTTTATTACTCTTAAGTGGGCTGAATCGGCCGACCGATTCATTGACATAGAGCGAATTGATGGGAATCCTGTCCTTCTCTCCTCCCCTCTTACGTCAATGTTGGTACATAAAAAAAGAGCGGAGAATACAGCTATTATGGTAGGAAGACGGACAGCCTTGCTGGATAATCCCTCTCTGACGGTACGCAACTGGTATGGACGTAACCCTATACGTATTGTTTTAGACTGCAACCTTTCTCTTCCGAATGATCTGCAAATATTCAACGGAGAGGTCCCGACATTAGTTTTCACAGAGAAAGAACATCCGGAAGAAAAGAGTGTCAGCTATATAACTATTGATTTTGCTCATAACCCTCTGAACCAGATTATGAAAGAGTTATATCAACGAAATATACAATCATTGTTGGTAGAAGGCGGAAGCCAACTGCTGCAATCATTCATTGACAATGAATTATGGGATGAAGCTTATATAGAGAAGTGCCCCAAGCGGTTATATTCCGGTGTTAAAGCACCTGAAATAAGCAATAATTTTAGTTACTCGACCGAAGAACACTTCGGAAGACAAATTTGGTATTATGTTCATCGGATTTAG
- a CDS encoding DUF6242 domain-containing protein — MRIKFLSFIASFFMVSFVITSCLDDDNDIEYSPDATIHAFELDTIGYGISYKFTIDQQKGLIYNQDSLPVHADTIIDRILIKTLTTASGVVTMKDKEGRDSIINISDSLDLRKKLEIKVWSTEALAGIAPDKVKTYTIDVRVHKHDPDSLSWGYVGEADNNINIKRQRSIILGAHILTYAETDNELKVYKNFVNELNNWSTANSLAGLESSITTLPTSIIEFKNKLYATFKSDNTVTAYTSEDGITWTKLTTLTGIELFLAPIKDNIDQTKDKISYIKKVSDEKYVFSTSTNGIDEDYAAYDKHKEYLNQKEVKLFPNIITSYTNYENRNGTEGVLLIGESEKATTISDDGKDVEIAVAWGYSEEKLEVEQLSSDGQLVLDEANEPVKVNIIISRWVDLPAGSSNSYCPKLNNPTIIHYNSQFYLFGNEFDSFYVSQSGRDWKKANKKFSFPYQDWSKENNGYDPIKFPEFRGRTNYSMVVDMTKDGLGRANNYLIFIFGKEDNISIKQEENVQYSHDSEIWRARLNQLWFDKDPEHAGQ, encoded by the coding sequence ATGAGAATAAAGTTTTTATCATTCATTGCGAGTTTTTTCATGGTGTCATTCGTTATAACGTCATGCCTTGATGACGATAATGACATAGAATATAGCCCGGATGCAACTATACATGCATTTGAACTTGATACAATAGGCTATGGAATATCCTACAAGTTCACTATTGACCAGCAAAAAGGTCTGATCTATAATCAAGATTCACTTCCTGTTCATGCAGATACGATTATCGATAGAATATTGATTAAGACTCTGACGACTGCTTCCGGTGTTGTCACTATGAAAGACAAAGAAGGAAGAGACTCCATTATCAATATCAGCGACTCACTAGACCTCCGCAAAAAATTAGAAATTAAGGTATGGTCTACTGAGGCATTGGCGGGAATAGCACCCGACAAAGTAAAGACATATACTATTGATGTCAGAGTGCACAAGCATGATCCGGATTCTTTAAGTTGGGGATATGTCGGAGAAGCAGATAATAATATCAATATCAAGCGTCAAAGATCCATTATTCTAGGTGCACACATTCTTACTTATGCAGAAACTGATAACGAATTAAAAGTATACAAGAACTTTGTCAATGAATTAAACAATTGGTCTACTGCCAATTCATTAGCAGGATTGGAAAGTAGCATAACCACTTTGCCCACTTCGATCATTGAATTCAAAAACAAGTTATATGCTACATTTAAGTCCGATAATACAGTAACAGCTTATACATCAGAAGATGGAATCACTTGGACTAAATTAACCACTTTAACTGGTATTGAACTTTTCTTAGCTCCTATCAAAGATAACATTGACCAAACTAAAGACAAAATTAGTTATATTAAGAAGGTTAGCGATGAGAAGTACGTATTCTCTACTAGTACTAATGGGATAGACGAAGACTATGCAGCATACGATAAGCATAAAGAGTATCTAAATCAAAAAGAAGTAAAATTATTCCCGAATATAATTACCTCTTATACAAATTATGAGAACCGCAATGGAACAGAAGGTGTTCTTTTGATTGGTGAATCAGAAAAGGCGACCACTATATCCGATGATGGAAAAGATGTCGAAATAGCCGTTGCATGGGGATATTCAGAGGAAAAGTTGGAAGTTGAGCAACTAAGTTCAGATGGACAGCTCGTTTTAGATGAAGCCAACGAGCCTGTCAAAGTGAACATAATAATAAGCAGATGGGTGGACCTCCCTGCCGGTTCAAGCAATTCATATTGTCCTAAGCTAAACAATCCTACTATTATTCATTATAATTCTCAATTCTATTTATTTGGAAATGAATTTGATTCATTCTATGTTTCTCAGTCTGGTCGTGATTGGAAAAAAGCTAATAAGAAATTCTCATTTCCATATCAAGATTGGTCTAAGGAAAATAATGGATATGATCCTATCAAATTCCCTGAGTTTAGAGGAAGAACTAACTATTCTATGGTAGTAGATATGACAAAAGATGGCTTAGGCAGAGCGAATAATTATTTAATATTCATATTCGGTAAAGAAGATAATATAAGTATTAAACAAGAAGAAAATGTTCAATACAGTCATGATTCAGAAATCTGGCGTGCACGCTTAAACCAATTATGGTTTGATAAGGATCCCGAGCATGCAGGTCAATAA
- a CDS encoding isoprenyl transferase, with protein sequence MSYIEQIDKTRIPQHVAIIMDGNGRWAKQRGKERTYGHHAGAETVQRITEDAARLGIKYLTLYTFSTENWNRPQEEVTALMNLLLDSIKEETLMKNNLRFNVIGDLKKLPVEVQDSLTSCIDHSAKNTGMCLVLALSYSSRWEITEAVRQIATKIKEGDLSPEQITDECIASHLNTNFMPDPDLLIRTGGEIRLSNYLLWQCAYSELYFCDIFWPDFDKEELYKAVCEYQQRERRFGKTSEQIS encoded by the coding sequence ATGTCCTATATAGAGCAAATAGACAAAACTCGGATACCCCAACACGTAGCCATCATCATGGATGGCAACGGAAGATGGGCAAAGCAACGGGGAAAAGAACGTACTTACGGTCACCACGCAGGCGCAGAAACGGTACAGAGAATTACCGAAGATGCAGCCCGTCTGGGAATCAAGTACCTCACTTTGTATACTTTCTCCACCGAGAACTGGAATCGTCCGCAAGAGGAAGTTACGGCACTGATGAATCTATTGCTGGATTCTATTAAGGAAGAGACATTGATGAAAAACAATCTCCGCTTCAATGTAATCGGTGACTTAAAGAAATTGCCGGTTGAAGTCCAGGATAGTTTAACATCATGCATAGATCATTCCGCAAAAAACACGGGAATGTGTCTAGTGTTGGCACTTAGCTACTCTTCACGCTGGGAAATAACCGAAGCAGTCCGACAAATAGCTACGAAGATTAAAGAAGGAGATTTATCTCCTGAACAGATAACAGACGAATGCATCGCATCACATCTGAATACTAATTTTATGCCCGATCCGGATTTATTAATCCGCACGGGAGGCGAAATCCGACTAAGCAATTACCTGTTATGGCAATGTGCTTATTCGGAACTTTATTTTTGTGACATCTTTTGGCCGGATTTCGACAAAGAAGAACTCTATAAAGCCGTTTGCGAATATCAACAGCGGGAACGACGATTCGGTAAAACCAGTGAACAAATCAGCTAA
- a CDS encoding BamA/OMP85 family outer membrane protein, with protein sequence MHYRISFIFITFICLFSFATTGIAQNANTDEDSKPVILYSGTPKKYEIADIKVEGVKNYEDYVLIGLSGLSVGQTITVPGDEITGAIKRYWRHGLFSNVQITAEKIEGNKIWLKISLTQRPRISEVRYHGVKKSERTDLEGKLGMVKGMQITPNTVDRAKTLIKRYFDDKGFKNAEVIIAQKDDPSSENQVIVDIDIDKKEKVKVHEIKIVGNTAIKASKLKRVMKKTNEKGKLRNLFRTKKFVPENYEADKQLIIDKYNELGYRDAVIRKDSISQYDEKTVNVYLDIDEGQKYYLRNVTWVGNTLYPSEQLDFLLRMKKGDVYNQKLLNERISTDDDAIGNLYYNNGYLFYNLDPVEVNIVGDSIDLEMRIYEGRQATINKINISGNDRLYENVVRRELRIRPGQLFSKEDLMRSLREIQQMGHFDPEKLQPDIQPDPMNGTVDIGLPLTSKANDQVEFSAGWGQTGIIGKLSLKFTNFSVANLLHPGENYRGILPQGDGQTLTISGQTNAKYYQSYSISFFDPWFGGKRPNSFSVSAFFSVQTDISSRYYNSSYFNNYYNSMYSGYGGYGMYNYGNYNNYENYYDPDKSIKMWGLSVGWGKRLKWPDDYFTLSAELAYQRYNLKDWQYFPVTNGKCNDLSLSLTLARNSIDNPIFPRSGSDFSLSVQFTPPYSLMDGKDYKGYYSNPETGTITQDNMNKLHKWVEYHKWKFKGKTYTPLMDPVAHPKCLVLMTRTEFGLLGHYNEFKKSPFGTFDVGGDGMTGYSTYATESIALRGYENSSLTPYGSEGYAYARLGIELRYPLMLETSTNIYVLGFLEAGNAWHDIKKFNPFDLKRSAGVGVRIFLPMIGMMGIDWGYGFDQVLGSKQYGGSQFHFILGQEF encoded by the coding sequence ATGCATTATCGTATTTCCTTTATATTCATAACGTTTATCTGCCTGTTCAGTTTTGCAACAACAGGTATTGCGCAAAATGCCAACACTGATGAAGACTCGAAACCTGTCATCTTATACTCTGGAACACCCAAAAAGTATGAGATAGCGGATATCAAGGTCGAAGGCGTGAAGAATTATGAAGACTATGTATTGATTGGACTATCCGGTCTGTCGGTAGGACAAACAATTACTGTGCCGGGTGACGAAATCACCGGAGCAATCAAGCGTTATTGGCGTCATGGCTTGTTCTCAAACGTACAAATCACAGCCGAAAAGATAGAAGGCAACAAAATCTGGTTGAAAATCAGTCTGACACAGCGTCCCCGAATCTCTGAGGTACGCTATCATGGCGTTAAGAAGTCAGAGCGTACCGATTTGGAAGGTAAGTTGGGAATGGTGAAGGGTATGCAGATTACACCGAATACCGTAGACCGGGCCAAGACATTGATTAAGCGCTATTTTGACGATAAAGGTTTTAAGAATGCAGAAGTTATCATCGCACAAAAAGATGATCCTTCCAGCGAGAACCAAGTAATTGTGGACATCGACATTGACAAGAAAGAGAAAGTAAAAGTTCACGAAATCAAAATTGTTGGAAATACGGCAATCAAAGCTTCCAAGCTGAAACGAGTAATGAAGAAAACCAATGAAAAAGGGAAACTTCGTAACTTGTTCCGCACGAAGAAATTCGTACCGGAAAACTATGAAGCGGATAAGCAACTTATCATTGACAAATATAATGAGCTGGGTTATCGTGATGCAGTTATCAGAAAAGACAGTATCTCACAATACGACGAGAAAACAGTTAATGTTTATCTCGATATCGACGAAGGTCAGAAATACTATCTCCGTAACGTGACTTGGGTGGGTAATACACTGTATCCTTCAGAACAGTTGGACTTCCTTCTGCGTATGAAAAAAGGAGATGTGTACAACCAAAAGTTGCTGAACGAACGTATCTCTACAGATGATGACGCTATCGGTAACTTATACTACAACAACGGTTATCTGTTCTACAACCTCGATCCGGTAGAAGTGAACATTGTAGGCGACTCTATCGACCTGGAAATGAGAATCTATGAAGGCCGTCAGGCTACTATCAATAAGATCAACATCAGCGGTAACGACCGTCTGTATGAAAATGTAGTCCGTCGTGAACTTCGTATCCGTCCGGGACAGTTGTTCAGCAAAGAAGACTTGATGCGTTCTTTGCGTGAAATCCAGCAGATGGGACACTTTGACCCCGAAAAACTTCAGCCGGATATTCAACCGGACCCGATGAACGGAACGGTTGATATAGGCCTGCCGTTGACTTCCAAAGCCAATGACCAGGTGGAATTCTCTGCCGGTTGGGGACAAACGGGTATTATCGGTAAACTGAGTCTGAAGTTCACCAACTTCTCTGTTGCCAACTTGCTGCATCCGGGTGAGAATTATCGCGGTATCCTGCCGCAAGGTGACGGACAAACACTGACTATCAGCGGACAGACGAATGCCAAATACTACCAATCATACAGTATTTCATTCTTCGATCCTTGGTTTGGCGGCAAACGTCCGAACTCATTCTCTGTTTCGGCGTTCTTCTCCGTACAGACAGATATCAGTAGCCGTTACTACAACTCCAGCTACTTTAACAACTACTATAACAGTATGTATAGCGGTTATGGCGGTTATGGTATGTACAACTATGGTAATTACAACAACTACGAAAACTATTATGACCCCGACAAGTCGATCAAGATGTGGGGACTTTCCGTTGGTTGGGGTAAACGTCTGAAATGGCCGGATGACTATTTCACCCTTTCTGCCGAGTTGGCTTACCAACGTTACAATTTGAAAGACTGGCAGTACTTCCCGGTAACGAACGGTAAATGTAATGACCTCAGCCTTTCATTGACTTTGGCACGTAACTCTATTGACAACCCAATCTTCCCGCGTTCGGGTTCGGATTTCTCATTGTCAGTACAGTTCACACCGCCTTACTCATTAATGGACGGCAAAGACTATAAAGGATATTACAGCAATCCTGAAACAGGAACCATTACTCAAGACAATATGAACAAGCTTCATAAATGGGTAGAATACCACAAATGGAAATTCAAAGGCAAAACATATACTCCGTTGATGGACCCGGTTGCACATCCGAAATGTCTTGTATTGATGACCCGTACGGAATTCGGTTTGTTGGGACACTACAACGAGTTCAAAAAGTCACCGTTCGGTACATTCGACGTTGGTGGTGACGGTATGACCGGTTATTCAACTTATGCAACCGAAAGTATTGCCTTACGTGGTTACGAAAACAGTTCATTGACACCATACGGTTCGGAAGGTTACGCTTATGCACGTCTCGGAATTGAATTAAGATATCCGCTCATGCTGGAAACAAGTACTAACATTTATGTGTTAGGTTTCTTGGAAGCCGGTAATGCTTGGCATGATATCAAGAAATTCAATCCGTTCGACTTGAAACGTTCCGCCGGTGTCGGCGTTCGTATCTTCCTGCCGATGATTGGTATGATGGGTATTGACTGGGGTTACGGTTTCGACCAAGTATTAGGTTCTAAACAATATGGAGGAAGCCAATTCCACTTTATCTTAGGACAAGAATTCTAA
- a CDS encoding OmpH family outer membrane protein, with protein sequence MRKSVLLIMMLVAVSMAANAQKFALIDTEYIMKNIPPAQSANEQMQQATKKYQSEVEALAKEAQKMFQDYQAKSSTLSAAQKTKKEDEIVAKEKAAAELKRNYFGPEGELAKMRDKLITPIQDDIYEAVKAISQQYGYDLVVDRASAAGIIFANPRIDISDEILRKLGYSN encoded by the coding sequence ATGAGAAAGTCTGTTCTATTAATCATGATGCTGGTTGCCGTCAGTATGGCAGCCAACGCACAAAAATTTGCACTGATCGATACGGAATATATCATGAAAAATATTCCGCCCGCTCAAAGCGCTAACGAGCAAATGCAACAAGCTACGAAAAAATACCAGAGCGAAGTAGAAGCTTTGGCAAAAGAAGCTCAGAAGATGTTTCAGGATTATCAAGCGAAATCCTCCACTCTCTCTGCCGCTCAAAAGACAAAGAAAGAAGATGAAATCGTAGCCAAAGAAAAAGCGGCTGCCGAGTTGAAGCGCAACTATTTCGGTCCGGAAGGTGAATTGGCCAAGATGAGAGACAAGCTGATCACTCCAATTCAGGATGATATTTACGAAGCGGTAAAAGCCATTTCACAACAATATGGATATGATCTGGTAGTCGACAGGGCCTCTGCGGCAGGCATCATTTTTGCCAATCCGCGCATCGATATTAGCGATGAAATACTAAGAAAACTAGGATATTCAAATTAA
- a CDS encoding OmpH family outer membrane protein, with translation MLKKIALVMLLALPMGVFAQNLKFGHINAQEIITVMPEFTKAQNDIQTLEKQLTAELQRTQEEFNKKYQEFQQAMAKDSLPANIAERRQKELQDMMQRQEQFQQDAQQQMQKAQTDAMAPIYKKLDDAIKAVGAAEGVIYIFDLARTSIPYVNEAQSINLTNKVKANLGIK, from the coding sequence ATGCTTAAAAAAATTGCACTTGTAATGTTGCTTGCACTCCCAATGGGTGTATTTGCACAGAACCTGAAATTCGGTCATATTAATGCGCAGGAGATTATCACTGTAATGCCGGAATTTACGAAGGCACAAAATGATATCCAGACATTAGAAAAACAACTGACTGCCGAACTTCAAAGAACTCAGGAAGAATTCAACAAAAAATATCAGGAATTCCAACAGGCTATGGCCAAAGACTCTCTTCCGGCTAACATCGCTGAAAGAAGACAAAAAGAGTTGCAGGACATGATGCAGAGACAGGAACAATTCCAGCAAGACGCTCAGCAGCAGATGCAGAAAGCTCAGACTGACGCAATGGCTCCTATCTACAAGAAACTGGATGATGCCATCAAAGCGGTAGGTGCTGCTGAAGGTGTTATCTACATCTTCGACCTTGCTAGAACTTCAATACCTTATGTAAACGAAGCGCAAAGTATCAACCTGACTAATAAGGTGAAAGCAAATCTTGGAATCAAATAA
- the murI gene encoding glutamate racemase produces MNQHLSHAPGPIGVFDSGYGGLTILDKIREVLPEYDYIYLGDNARAPYGTRSFEVVYEFTRQAVSKLFDMGCHLVILACNTASAKALRSIQMNDLPNIDPARRVLGVIRPTVECIGNITQNQHIGILATAGTVKSESYPLEIHKLFPDIRVSGVACPMWVSLVENNESQNEGADYFIRKYIDQLLTKDPLIDTVILGCTHFPILLPKIRQYIPEHISVISQGEYVAQSLKDYLRRHPEMDEKCTKNGNCSFYTTEAEEKFTESASTFLQQQIRVKHITLE; encoded by the coding sequence ATGAATCAACATTTATCCCATGCTCCCGGTCCTATCGGAGTATTTGACTCCGGCTATGGCGGGCTGACCATCTTAGATAAAATAAGAGAGGTACTTCCGGAATACGATTACATTTATCTGGGAGACAATGCCCGTGCTCCATACGGGACACGTTCTTTTGAGGTCGTATACGAGTTTACCCGGCAAGCCGTAAGCAAACTATTCGACATGGGATGTCATCTGGTCATATTAGCGTGTAACACTGCGTCAGCCAAAGCTTTGCGTAGCATTCAAATGAACGATCTTCCCAATATAGATCCGGCTCGCCGCGTACTCGGAGTAATCCGTCCTACAGTGGAATGTATCGGAAATATCACCCAAAACCAGCATATCGGCATATTAGCTACAGCGGGTACTGTAAAGTCCGAATCTTATCCGTTGGAGATACATAAATTATTTCCGGATATCCGGGTGAGCGGAGTAGCGTGTCCGATGTGGGTATCGTTGGTGGAAAACAATGAATCACAAAACGAAGGAGCCGATTACTTTATCCGTAAATACATAGACCAACTACTGACAAAAGACCCGCTAATAGACACCGTGATTCTCGGATGCACGCACTTCCCCATACTCCTACCCAAAATCCGGCAATACATTCCGGAACATATCAGCGTGATTTCGCAAGGCGAATATGTAGCTCAAAGTCTGAAAGACTATTTGAGGAGACATCCGGAAATGGACGAGAAATGTACGAAAAACGGGAACTGCTCGTTTTACACGACAGAGGCGGAAGAGAAGTTCACTGAATCAGCTTCCACCTTCCTCCAACAGCAAATCCGTGTTAAACACATCACGCTTGAATAA
- a CDS encoding DUF2007-related protein, which translates to MKEKDYSKSIEVFSGSPWEAEIIKGLLESNDIRCVVKDGIMGTLAPYIAPAVSILVTEEEYEAATELIRARNEKDSD; encoded by the coding sequence ATGAAAGAAAAGGATTATAGCAAGTCAATAGAGGTGTTCTCCGGCTCCCCGTGGGAAGCTGAAATCATCAAGGGTTTATTGGAAAGCAATGACATTCGTTGCGTTGTCAAAGACGGTATTATGGGAACGCTGGCCCCCTATATCGCTCCTGCTGTCTCTATCCTTGTCACAGAGGAGGAATATGAGGCCGCCACAGAGCTTATCAGAGCCCGGAACGAGAAAGATAGCGACTAA
- a CDS encoding pyridoxal phosphate-dependent aminotransferase: protein MKHTNPQVEQMTSFIVMDVLERANELQKQGIDIIHLEVGEPDFDVPSCVAEAAKAAYDRHLTHYTHSLGDPELRREIAAFYQKEYGVAVDPDCIIVTSGSSPSILLALMLLCNPESEVVLSNPGYACYRNFVLAAQAKPVLVPLSEEKGLQYDIEAIRKCVNQHTAAIFINSPMNPTGMLLEESFLKEVAALGVPVISDEIYHGLVYEGRAHSILEYTDQAFVLNGFSKRFAMTGLRLGYLIAPKSYMRSLQKLQQNLFICASSIAQQAGIAALRQADSDVERMRQVYDERRKYMIARLREIGFEIKVEPQGAFYIFADARKFTTDSYRFAFDVLEHAHVGITPGVDFGTGGEGYVRFSYANSLENIKEGLDRISRYLSRSGL, encoded by the coding sequence ATGAAACATACAAATCCGCAAGTAGAACAGATGACCTCCTTCATCGTAATGGATGTGTTGGAACGGGCAAACGAGTTACAGAAACAAGGTATTGACATTATTCATTTAGAAGTAGGCGAGCCCGATTTTGATGTGCCGTCTTGTGTTGCAGAGGCTGCGAAAGCTGCTTACGATCGGCATTTGACTCATTACACCCATTCTTTGGGAGACCCTGAGTTACGTCGGGAAATTGCAGCTTTTTATCAGAAAGAATATGGAGTGGCGGTTGATCCGGACTGTATCATCGTGACTTCCGGTTCTTCTCCCTCTATTCTTCTTGCCTTGATGTTGCTTTGCAATCCGGAGAGTGAAGTGGTTCTTTCCAATCCGGGATATGCCTGCTATCGGAACTTTGTGCTGGCGGCTCAAGCCAAACCTGTTTTGGTGCCATTGTCCGAAGAGAAAGGATTGCAATATGATATAGAAGCTATCCGCAAATGTGTGAATCAGCATACTGCCGCTATTTTTATCAACTCACCTATGAACCCGACGGGGATGTTATTGGAAGAAAGTTTCTTGAAAGAAGTAGCGGCTTTGGGAGTTCCTGTCATTTCAGACGAGATTTATCATGGCTTGGTGTATGAAGGGCGTGCACATAGTATTCTCGAATACACGGATCAAGCATTTGTGCTGAATGGATTTTCCAAACGGTTTGCCATGACCGGACTGAGGTTGGGGTATCTCATCGCACCGAAATCTTATATGCGTTCATTGCAGAAGTTGCAACAGAATCTGTTTATCTGCGCATCCAGTATTGCCCAGCAGGCGGGAATTGCAGCTTTACGGCAGGCGGATTCGGATGTGGAACGTATGAGGCAGGTCTATGATGAGCGTCGGAAATATATGATTGCCCGTCTTCGTGAGATCGGATTTGAGATTAAGGTGGAACCTCAAGGGGCATTTTATATTTTCGCCGATGCACGTAAATTTACTACCGACTCTTATCGCTTTGCATTCGATGTACTCGAGCATGCGCATGTCGGTATTACTCCCGGAGTAGACTTTGGTACAGGAGGGGAAGGATACGTACGTTTCTCCTATGCCAACTCGTTGGAGAATATCAAGGAAGGACTCGACCGTATTAGTCGCTATCTTTCTCGTTCCGGGCTCTGA